One region of Gigantopelta aegis isolate Gae_Host chromosome 7, Gae_host_genome, whole genome shotgun sequence genomic DNA includes:
- the LOC121377020 gene encoding cubilin-like → MGGLLGTWLVTLLYVASAQTAISCPEERQRIRKVTENKSTWDVGPDIGESVCAWRLEVDDPDRVIVVMPTGDPAQAPGCKNLSVEFSPNRKEHLCGVFWSSDRVLVLYLTPPDNATSFQFNITYYSKMKDDYESQTVFQAYPDPSVIWVSGSQHADSNTSYPVFDWLLKTHSACIEIKVLDHPSIRRYISVHDGSDAESPELGVCGGLDPGQISGTTNAMFVRRKSHTDLFTKTTSPQPGFWISFKSTSVCNGDVIHLRAASDIQAIHSPTISPTNQSYPTNIKCRWLIQSASTGNVISLKALKSDLESTYKCVKDSLVAFEPLTSVLIKRWCGQTEPNLVSSSSTMLVEFVSDSSDVKPGFLLQYRTRDKVTCGSTYLNAPTTGYRRVFESPGYPAYYPNNLDCEWQVQSDSAYYGVRLELTMVNLERTDQGDCVDYLHIQDGDAVRSSVCKPGHAGKMFESSQYGLVVSFHSNSNITYPGFKITYYSFPKSTKDFGCKAYLNATENPQQLFSPAYPQDYPNNLHCSWIFKAKEHDSIIVIEVVDSEMEISPTDDGDCSADYGVAYDGPDETYPVLGRWCGLAEPSFRSRSQYLNLVFVTDPVRRYRGFEINFYTMKDYKFCPYRRVMKLAATSRIKYFNSPNYPKNYPSNIDCRWLISAPNSSMVVKLVVVESDLETSQVCSFDAVYVYDGKQATAVKQLGYFCGASTPVFRSTQQHMYLEFKSDSSTSERGFKIMYQAIRISDSKNSSVVGIIIGCVLGGLALVAAIATTTVFIVRRRKQRGREPQTDSRARRASGIVVNVNRTDNTVFFMSPVFFTHGDSTDHLELPAPPPYPGLPNDSFISDCQHLYDVNDLPPPYSEIDTSLTSASNVLPPTVPNAGDTSAARGEPGAETSPPRPVIYRDRRRPGFGKPNRNSIETCV, encoded by the exons GTCTGTCTGCGCATGGCGGCTCGAGGTAGACGACCCTGACCGAGTTATCGTTGTCATGCCAACTGGCGACCCAGCTCAGGCACCCGGATGTAAAAACCTTTCGGTCGAGTTCT caCCGAATAGAAAAGAACATTTGTGTGGAGTGTTTTGGAGTTCAGACAGAGTTCTCGTTCTTTATTTGACACCACCAGACAACGCCACTAGCTTTCAATTCAACATTACCTACTACTCTAAAATGAAGG ACGACTACGAAAGCCAAACCGTGTTCCAGGCCTACCCAGACCCGTCTGTTATATGGGTGTCCGGATCTCAACACGCAGACAG CAACACGTCTTATCCCGTCTTTGACTGGCTGCTAAAGACGCACAGCGCTTGTATCGAAATCAAAGTCCTTGATCATCCATCAATACGCAGATATATCAGTGTTCATGATG GAAGTGACGCGGAGTCGCCGGAGCTGGGCGTGTGTGGGGGCTTGGACCCGGGCCAGATATCAGGGACGACCAACGCGATGTTTGTGAGGAGAAAGTCACACACAGACCTGTTCACAAAGACCACCTCGCCTCAACCTGGATTCTGGATCTCCTTCAAATCAACAT CTGTTTGTAATGGTGACGTCATTCACCTCCGTGCAGCTAGTGATATACAAGCCATCCACTCCCCCACAATATCACCGACCAATCAGAGCTACCCAAC AAACATCAAGTGTCGCTGGTTAATACAAAGCGCTAGTACAGGCAACGTGATCAGTCTAAAAGCCTTGAAGTCTGACCTGGAATCCACCTACAAGTGTGTCAAGGACAGTCTGGTGGCCTTTGAACCCT tgACTAGCGTACTGATTAAGCGATGGTGCGGACAGACGGAACCGAACCTGGTGTCGTCCAGTTCCACCATGCTAGTCGAGTTTGTATCCGACTCGTCCGACGTAAAACCAGGATTCCTGCTGCAATACCGAACTAGGGATAAAG TGACATGTGGCAGCACTTATTTGAATGCACCGACTACCGGATACCGACGTGTTTTCGAGTCGCCAGGATACCCGGCATATTACCCAAA CAATCTGGACTGTGAGTGGCAGGTGCAGTCGGACTCGGCGTACTATGGCGTACGGCTGGAACTGACCATGGTGAACCTGGAGAGAACTGACCAGGGAGACTGCGTGGACTACCTCCACATTCAAGATG GAGACGCAGTTCGGTCGAGTGTCTGTAAGCCGGGGCATGCCGGGAAGATGTTCGAGTCGTCTCAGTACGGACTGGTCGTGTCTTTCCACAGCAATTCGAATATCACCTACCCGGGCTTCAAAATCACTTACTACTCGTTTCCCAAGTCTA ctaAAGACTTTGGCTGTAAAGCATATCTGAATGCTACAGAAAACCCCCAGCAGCTGTTCTCCCCTGCCTACCCACAGGATTACCCAAA TAACTTGCACTGCAGCTGGATTTTCAAGGCTAAGGAACACGACAGCATTATCGTCATCGAAGTGGTCGACTCGGAGATGGAGATATCGCCCACCGACGACGGCGACTGTTCCGCCGACTACGGCGTGGCATACGACG GTCCTGACGAAACCTACCCTGTGCTGGGTCGCTGGTGTGGCCTCGCCGAGCCCTCGTTCCGCAGTCGGAGTCAATACCTGAACCTGGTGTTTGTCACCGACCCCGTGCGACGATACAGAGGCTTCGAGATCAATTTCTACACCATGAAAG ATTATAAGTTCTGCCCTTACAGAAGAGTGATGAAACTTGCTGCAACGagcagaataaaatattttaactcgCCAAACTATCCAAAGAATTACCCCAG TAACATCGACTGTCGTTGGTTGATCTCGGCTCCAAATTCCTCAATGGTGGTCAAGTTGGTTGTCGTGGAGTCGGATCTGGAGACGTCTCAAGTGTGCTCCTTCGACGCAGTCTACGTTTACGACGGGAAGCAAG CAACTGCCGTTAAACAACTTGGGTATTTCTGTGGTGCTTCCACCCCCGTGTTTAGGAGCACCCAACAACACATGTATCTGGAGTTCAAATCAGACTCCTCTACCAGCGAACGTGggtttaaaataatgtatcaAGCTATCCGCATTTCAG ataGCAAAAACAGTTCCGTAGTTGGCATCATAATAGGATGTGTTCTCGGCGGACTGGCGCTTGTAGCCGCCATTGCCACGACGACGGTGTTTATTGTTCGACGACGTAAGCAGCGTGGCCGCGAACCACAGACCGACTCCCGAGCGCGGCGTGCCAGCGGCATCGTGGTTAACGTCAACAGAACGGACAACACCGTGTTCTTCATGTCGCCTGTCTTCTTCACTCACGGCGACTCCACCGATCACCTCGAATTGCCTGCGCCCCCTCCGTACCCGGGTCTACCCAACGACAGCTTCATCTCAG ATTGTCAACATCTGTATGACGTGAACGACTTACCTCCCCCTTACTCTGAAATCGACACGAGTTTGACGTCTGCATCGAACGTCTTGCCGCCAACAGTTCCTAACGCAGGCGACACGTCTGCTGCCAGAGGTGAACCAGGTGCAGAGACCTCGCCTCCGAGACCTGTGATATACAGAGATCGCAGACGACCAGGCTTCGGAAAACCCAACAGAAACTCCATAGAGACGTGCGTTTGA